Proteins encoded in a region of the Canis lupus familiaris isolate Mischka breed German Shepherd chromosome 1, alternate assembly UU_Cfam_GSD_1.0, whole genome shotgun sequence genome:
- the PRX gene encoding periaxin isoform X3 codes for MVMPGALGAPADLAPVDVEFSFPKFSRLRRGLKAEAAKGPVPAAPTRRRLQLPRLRVREVAEEAQVARLAAAAPPPRKAKVEAEVAAGARFTAPQVELVGPRLPGAEVGVPQVSAPKGLGEVTLHLPTLGLGAPAAPAVEPTAVGIQVPQVELPTLPSLPTLPTLPCLETREGAVAVTVPTLDVAAPTVGVDLALPGVEVEARGEAPEVALKMPRLSFPRFGARAKEVAEAKVAKDSPEARAKGPRLRMPTFGLSLLEPRPAAAEAAVESKLKLPTIKMPSFGIGVSAPEVKMPKGPEVKLPKAPEVKLPKVPEAALPDVQLPEVELPKVSEMKLPKVPEMAVPEVRLPEVQLPKVPEMKLPEMKLPKVPEMAVPEVRLPEVQLPKVPEMKLPEMKLPKVPEMAVPEVRLPEVQLPKVPEMKLPEVKLPKVPEMAVPDVRLPEVQFPKVPEMKLPEMKLPKVPEMKLPKVPEMAVPEVHLPEVQLPKVPEMKLPEVKLPKMPEMAVPEVRLPEVQLPKVSEMKVPEMKLPEIKLPKVPEMAVPDVHLPEVQLPKVSEMRLPEMQVPKAPEVHLPKVPEVKLPKAPEVQLKGEQAERVEFGIKLPKMTMPKLGRAESPSRGKPGEAGAEVSGKLLTLPCLQPEVGPEARAGVPSLTLPSVELDLPRVLSPEAQVPAAAVGKVERPEGPGGAAGVGEAAFRMPSVEIAPPQLPSGEVEVEGRLEEMEMKVKPSSKFSLPKFGLSGPKVAKAEAEAPGRATKPKVSKFTISLPKARAGTEAEAKGAGEAAGLLPALDLSIPQLGLDAHLPTSKVEVAGADVKVKGPRFALPKFGVRGRDAEAGELAPGVGELEAKGWGWDGKVKMPKLKMPSFGLARGKEAEVQGGRVSPGEKPEPTAGPLKIPEVELVTLGAQEEGRAEGAVAVGGVRLSGPQVSTTRQAGAEGQEGALRMPLGISLPQVELASFGEAGPGATPGQQVKGAAPSAEGTAGYRVQVPQVTLSLPGAQVAGGELLVGEGVFKMPAVTVPQLELDVGLGREAQVGEAATGDGGLRLKMPTLGARAEAGEEGPGEQSPGAERTFHLSLPDVELSPPAVGSHAEYQVAEGDGEAGHKLKVRLPRFGLARAKEGIEEGEKTKSPKLRLPRVGFSQSEAVTGEGSPSPEEDEEEGGGEGASGRRGRVRVRLPRVGLATPSKASRGQEGEAAPKSPSGEKSPKFRFPRVSLSPKARSGSGDHEEGGFRVRLPSVGFSETGAPGPARMEGAQAAVV; via the coding sequence atggtgatgcccggggccctgggggcccCTGCAGACCTGGCCCCTGTTGACGTCGAATTCTCCTTTCCCAAGTTCTCCCGTCTGCGTCGGGGCCTCAAAGCAGAGGCTGCCAAGGGTCCTGTCCCAGCCGCCCCAACCCGCCGGCGCCTCCAGCTGCCTCGGCTGCGCGTCCGGGAAGTGGCGGAAGAGGCCCAGGTGGCCCGGCTGGCCgctgctgctcctcccccaagGAAAGCCAAGGTGGAGGCTGAGGTGGCAGCAGGAGCCCGCTTCACAGCCCCCCAGGTGGAGCTGGTTGGGCCCCGGCTGCCAGGTGCCGAGGTGGGTGTCCCCCAGGTCTCAGCCCCCAAGGGGCTGGGAGAGGTGACCCTCCACCTGCCAACCCTTGGACTAGGTGCCCCAGCTGCACCTGCTGTGGAGCCCACAGCCGTAGGGATCCAGGTCCCCCAAGTGGAGCTGCCCACCTTGCCCTCGCTACCCACCCTGCCCACGCTCCCCTGCCTGGAAACCCGGGAAGGGGCTGTGGCAGTGACGGTGCCCACCCTGGATGTGGCAGCGCCTACGGTAGGAGTGGACCTGGCCTTGCCGGGTGTGGAGGTGGAGGCCCGAGGAGAGGCACCTGAGGTGGCCCTAAAGATGCCCCGCCTCAGTTTCCCTCGCTTTGGGGCTCGAGCAAAGGAAGTTGCTGAGGCCAAGGTGGCCAAGGACAGCCCCGAGGCCAGGGCAAAGGGGCCTAGACTTCGAATGCCCACCTTCGGGCTTTCTCTGCTGGAGCCCCGACCTGCTGCCGCCGAAGCTGCTGTTGAGAGCAAGCTGAAGCTGCCCACCATCAAGATGCCCTCCTTTGGCATTGGGGTCTCGGCCCCTGAGGTCAAGATGCCCAAGGGGCCTGAGGTGAAGCTCCCTAAGGCTCCTGAGGTGAAGCTCCCGAAGGTGCCGGAGGCAGCCCTCCCAGATGTGCAACTCCCAGAGGTGGAGCTCCCCAAAGTGTCTGAGATGAAGCTCCCAAAGGTGCCAGAGATGGCCGTGCCCGAGGTGCGGCTCCCAGAAGTACAGCTCCCCAAAGTTCCAGAGATGAAGCTCCCCGAGATGAAGCTCCCAAAGGTACCCGAGATGGCCGTGCCCGAGGTGCGGCTCCCAGAAGTACAGCTCCCCAAAGTTCCAGAGATGAAGCTCCCCGAGATGAAGCTCCCGAAGGTGCCCGAGATGGCCGTGCCCGAGGTGCGGCTCCCAGAAGTACAGCTCCCCAAAGTTCCAGAGATGAAGCTCCCCGAGGTGAAGCTCCCGAAGGTGCCCGAGATGGCTGTGCCTGACGTGCGGCTCCCAGAAGTACAGTTCCCCAAGGTTCCAGAGATGAAGCTCCCCGAGATGAAGCTCCCGAAGGTGCCTGAGATGAAGCTCCCGAAAGTGCCCGAGATGGCCGTGCCCGAGGTGCATCTCCCAGAAGTACAGCTCCCCAAAGTCCCCGAGATGAAGCTCCCCGAGGTGAAGCTCCCGAAGATGCCCGAGATGGCTGTGCCCGAGGTGCGGCTCCCGGAGGTACAGTTGCCAAAGGTCTCAGAGATGAAAGTCCCCGAGATGAAACTCCCCGAGATAAAGCTCCCCAAGGTGCCTGAGATGGCCGTGCCTGATGTCCACCTCCCGGAGGTGCAGCTGCCAAAGGTGTCGGAGATGAGGCTGCCGGAAATGCAGGTGCCAAAGGCCCCAGAGGTGCATCTGCCAAAGGTCCCAGAGGTGAAGCTGCCCAAGGCCCCGGAGGTGCAGCTCAAAGGGGAACAGGCAGAGAGGGTGGAATTTGGCATCAAGCTGCCCAAGATGACCATGCCCAAGCTAGGGAGGGCGGAGTCCCCATCACGAGGCAAGCCGGGTGAGGCAGGGGCTGAGGTCTCTGGGAAGCTGCTCACGCTTCCCTGTCTGCAGCCGGAAGTGGGCCCCGAGGCTCGAGCGGGTGTCCCCTCTCTCACGCTGCCCTCCGTGGAGCTAGACCTGCCAAGGGTCCTCAGTCCGGAGGCGCAGGTCCCAGCGGCCGCCGTGGGCAAGGTGGAGCGGCCAGAGGGCCCTGGGGGAGCCGCGGGGGTCGGGGAGGCGGCCTTTCGGATGCCCTCGGTTGAAATCGCCCCTCCGCAGCTGCCCTcgggggaggtggaggtggaggggcggCTAGAGGAGATGGAGATGAAAGTCAAGCCCTCCTCCAAGTTCTCCCTGCCCAAGTTTGGACTCTCGGGGCCCAAAGTGGCCAAGGCCGAGGCCGAGGCGCCCGGGCGGGCCACCAAGCCGAAGGTGTCCAAGTTCACCATCTCACTCCCCAAGGCCCGAGCGGGGACTGAAGCCGAGGCcaaaggggcaggagaggcagcaggCCTGCTGCCCGCCCTCGATCTGTCCATCCCGCAGCTCGGCCTGGATGCCCATCTGCCCACAAGCAAGGTGGAGGTGGCAGGGGCTGACGTCAAGGTCAAGGGGCCCAGGTTTGCCCTGCCCAAGTTTGGGGTCAGAGGCCGGGACGCTGAGGCGGGAGAACTAGCGCCAGGGGTGGGCGAGTTGGAGGCCAAGGGCTGGGGTTGGGATGGGAAGGTGAAGATGCCTAAGCTGAAGATGCCCTCCTTCGGGCTGGCTCGGGGGAAGGAAGCGGAAGTCCAGGGTGGGCGTGTCAGCCCGGGAGAAAAGCCAGAGCCCACGGCAGGGCCGCTTAAGATCCCCGAGGTGGAGCTGGTCAccctgggggcccaggaggaaggcagggccGAGGGGGCAGTGGCTGTCGGTGGAGTTCGGCTGTCAGGCCCGCAAGTGTCCACGACCAGACAGGCAGGCGCCGAGGGCCAGGAGGGGGCGCTGAGGATGCCCCTGGGCATCTCCTTGCCCCAGGTGGAGCTGGCCAGCTTCGGGGAGGCCGGCCCAGGCGCCACCCCGGGGCAGCAGGTCAAGGGCGCGGCTCCTTCAGCAGAGGGCACAGCAGGCTACAGggtccaggtgccccaggtgaccttgtctctgcctggagcccaggtggcaggtggggagCTGTTGGTAGGTGAGGGCGTCTTCAAGATGCCCGCCGTGACAGTGCCTCAGCTTGAGTTGGACGTGGGGCTGGGCCGAGAGGCGCAGGTGGGTGAGGCAGCCACAGGTGACGGTGGCTTGAGGCTGAAGATGCCCACACTGGGGGCCAGAGCTGAGGCCGGAGAAGAGGGGCCCGGAGAGCAATCCCCGGGGGCCGAGCGCACCTTCCACCTCTCCCTGCCGGATGTGGAGCTCTCACCGCCCGCCGTGGGCAGCCACGCTGAGTACCAGGTGGCAGAGGGCGACGGGGAGGCGGGACACAAGCTCAAGGTGAGGCTGCCCCGGTTTGGCCTGGCTCGGGCCAAGGAGGGCATTGAGGAGGGTGAGAAGACCAAGAGCCCCAAACTCAGGCTGCCCCGAGTGGGCTTCAGCCAGAGCGAGGCGGTCACTGGGGAAGGCTCCCCCAGCCccgaggaggacgaggaggagggtggcggggagggggcctcTGGGCGCCGAGGCAGAGTCCGAGTCCGCTTGCCCCGCGTGGGCCTGGCTACCCCGTCCAAGGCCTCTCGGGGACAGGAGGGCGAGGCAGCCCCCAAGTCCCCCAGCGGGGAGAAGTCACCCAAGTTCCGTTTCCCCCGGGTGTCCCTAAGCCCCAAGGCCCGGAGTGGGAGTGGGGACCACGAAGAGGGTGGATTCCGGGTCCGGCTGCCTAGTGTGGGGTTTTCGGAGACAGGGGCTCCGGGCCCTGCCAGGATGGAGGGGGCTCAGGCTGCAGTGGTCTGA